The Spinacia oleracea cultivar Varoflay chromosome 2, BTI_SOV_V1, whole genome shotgun sequence DNA segment acctaaactaaaaatgtacctcccctaaaactattccgtataaaaaaaagtaacatgtctaaactatagaagtaacatacttaaactaaaaaagtacctcatctaaaattataaaaaaagtaacatgtataaactatagaagtaacatacctaaattaaaaaaaatacctcctctaaaattaataaaaaaaaaggtaacatgtctaaactatagaagtaacatacctaaactaagaaggtatcccTCCTGAAACtaatccgtataaaaaaagtaacatgtataaactatagaagtaacatacctaaactaaaaaaagtacttcctctaaaattatataaaaaaaggtaacatgtctaaactatagaagtaacatacctaaactaagaaggtatctcccctaaaactactccgtataaaaaaaaagtaacatgtataaactatagaagtaacatacctaaactaaaaaaagtaactcctctaaaattataaaaaaagaagtaacatgtctaaactatagaagtaacatacctaaattcgcaagtgtgaactggtctcaccgtcagttgatggtgaggacagtctcatataagaatttgggttaaTCATTTAATACTACGATAGTTTAGCTCGAATCTCAATGTAATAACTTTGTAGAAATTGCagtaagttatttatttatttattactccgtactcTTTAACGTACTCAtttaattaaggaaaatttgatatttactactctttccgtccttttttattcttttcgtTTGATATCATGCACGTGATTAACAACTAACTAATGTGGATAAAGATTTatccttttttttcctttggaaaatgaaaattacgtttattgataatattttcacttttatccgAAATATGACACTAGGAgtgtaaaatatataatactctAATGGGAAATTATGAAAGATTTAGTGCCATaatgaatttgattgattaaaataataatcatTTGCACAACTTTTCATAGAATATTAAGGACATTTATGTTATGGTAATATACGGAGTAAAAGAAAATATTCCAAACGTAAAAATAAATATGCACACCTAAAATGGaatacgtaaagaataaaaaggtaTGAAAAAATCCTTTAAACATACAATACTCTGTATCTTATAaaatttttattataatttacTACCTTGAAAtatgtttttcttttggaaTATAAAACTACCACTCTAcgattttctcattttaaaattaagacaTATCTTTCGTTTATCGTTTGAATGATTCAAAGCTCATCGTTTTTTAACATCCAACTTCATAAATTCATTAATCAAGATCGATTAAGACTATATCGTGTACACATATTGCACGATGCACGAGGGGACAAGGTTCCAATTAAACAATTCTCCTTGCcctttctatatatatattttcctacGTAAACTGACTTCGGGTcgctttttattctttacataTTCCGTTTTGGGTGTCCTATTTTAATCTTTAcgtttagaattttttttttttatattgtaaCATAAATGTCTTGAATTATGTCCAAAATCGTGCAAgtgattattttaatcaattaatcaaattCATAGGGGCACAAAATCTTTCACATTTTCCCATTAAAACGTTAAATATTTCACACTTTGTCAATGTCGTATTttggataaaagtgaaaatattatcaATGAACGTAGTTtgcattgtttaaataaaaaaatgagaAACTTTATTAacttaatctatactaatatattaaaatgcGTTTGTAAGAAAGTATACAATGCCACGTGGCGCCCTCCTCTTTCAATTTGACACATGTCATTACGTGTCATCCAATATTATTCAAAAATTACAAATACAAGATTCGAACCCATGACTTGGTGATTGGAACCACTAATGACTTATCCACTTGGCTATGCAAATTTACGTGTTATAATTTGCAAACAATATATAATAAAGTGATACGGAGtagtaaagaaagaaaaatgattttaataaaaataggagttaattatgatttgtttttattttttttttacagaaaaataggCATAGTTACAATTATTCAAGTGATGACTCGACcttcggggcatcgcccgagcccAAAATCTAGTTAGTTGTTAAATCGCGTGTATGATACCAAACACAAAGAATAAAAGAACggggagggagtataatttactaccttaaaatatatttttattttggaataTAATCTCCACCACTTTACGATTTTGTCATTTTAAAACTAAATATCTTTTTCGTTTCTCAATCGTTTTAAATGATTCAAAGCTCATTACCCTCTACGTTTTTTAACATCCAAttttgtaaattaattaatcaagatCGATTAAGACTATATCGTGTAAACATAGTACATGATGCACAAGGTGACAAGGTTCCAATTAAACAATTCTCTCAATCATGCACGAATTATTCTCCTACCCCTTAATTTCTTTATATAAATAGGGTACCTCgttaaaaaatattttcatcTCAACATCCTAAATTAAATACATTTAGACAtttatatttgaattgaaagaTGGGAGTTATAGGGAAGCTAGAAGTTGATGTTGAGATTAAGTCACAAGGTGATCTTTTTCATGAACTGTTTGGGCAGAAGCCACACCATGTTGCCAATATCACCCCCGATAAAATCCATACTTGTGACGTGCATGAGGGTCATTTTGGAAAGCCTGGCTCTATCATTTGTTGGGATTATACTATTGGTAATTATTTCCTTTATCCAATCATTAATTAGACATTGTTTTTTTTACCTGATTTGACCTGATTTTCCTAGTTTCTGGTCTGGTTTGATCTAGTCTAatatggtctggtctgatccTTTTCGGTCTGGTCTGAATGTTTTATATgagttttcattttctttttctggtATTTTTTCGGTATTGTCTGAATGTTTTTCtgagtgttttttttgtttttttatggtCTGGTctagtctggtctgatctgaataTTTTATGTGAGAGTTTTTTACTTTTTTCGGTCTGGTATTGTATGATATGATTTTTCTAGTTTGATATGATAAATCATAAGAATAAGGTTTGCTACATCGTGTTTGTTATTTTGTTATATTGCTATGTTGTTTAAATTACTTTACGTTCTTATTTAGTTACTTATCGATTGTAAATATCTATGCTCCTAAATGGTAATTATATTTACAATTGTTACATAGTTGGTAAGAGAGAAAATATATGTGTCGTCGTTATGTGTTGGCAATCTATAGTTCACATGTTTTTTTGTTGAATggtaattatttgattattacTGAAAATAACTTATTTTTACTGACTCAACTTGTTAGTGCTTTTATTGTATGAGATtgctaattataattaatttatactCATGCTCCATTCTATTCGATTTATTTTGTATGAATTTATCTATGAATCGCAGATGGGAAGAAATGTGTAGCAAAGGAGATAGTTGAAGAAATAGATGAAGAGAAGCAATATGTGAAGTTCAAAGTCATAGAAGGACATCTCCTTGAAGAGTTCAAGGGCTTTAGCGTGAGTATTCATGTTATTCCTAGTGGTGAAACAACAATTGTGAAGTGGACTATTGAGTTTGAGAGGTTTGCTGTTGATGGGCCCTACCCAACCAAGATTATGGACTTTTGCATTGGTATCACCAAGGATATTGAGGCCCATCATCTCaatgaataataaattaataatacaTGCATGCATGATTATTTTtggtgaatttttttatttgagtaAATGTTGTTTGATGGGGAGTAATTTCTACTCTGATCGCTCGgtctctttttattctttttatttcggattttttgTGAGACAGTAAAAGGTTAAAgtagaaagaacaaaaaaaagacTGATAGATAGAGTATTTTGTTGTTGAAATAAGTGGGTGGTGGCTTTGTTATTGTATGCTCGTATTTTGCATCTTATTGTGTGAGAATGAATATTTGTTATTGTGAAAACGTTGTTTACACTAGAGCATTTGACGGCTTTGACTTTTGGAGATAAGGAACGATTATTTCTTGGAACATCGTAACAGATCAATTTCTTAATAGTTTACTATCGACCCACTACTACAAAACAGGGAATAGAGTAGTGTTGAAATACACTTTATAGGACGCCTTAGAGGCGTTCTCTAACTCAACGcgctataaagtttataaaacgggTAAAAGAACCGTTTTATATACCTAGTCATAAAGTAGAGTGATAAGAGAAAGAGCACATTTAACGCGTTATATTTCACAGCAATGCAATTAAAATACAGATTATACAACTCAGGAGAAAAAATAACAAGAACCCCAAAGCGCACCCACCTCCACACCACCAACACCAAGAATCACCACCTCTACACCAGCCACCACCATAACAACTTAACAATTTAGATCAATGAATATAACATAATAATTGTAAATCAACTACAATAAGCAAACAAAGTAGATATTTCCAACAAAATATACCCCTACTTTTAGCCTCTCCACTCTGTGTGTGATTCTTTTAGCTCAAGTCTGTCAGTAAAACTCTCAGAAAATCAACACCAAACtctcaacaacaaaaacaatatagaaaaaggaaaaccatGTCCATGGCAATTAACACAACTCCATTCATCCTAAATATGGGAGCAATATTAACCTGCCTCGATAGATGCAATAGAAAATGGACCAAATTACAATTTTAAAGTTTAAGCTCACTATATTGCTTGTCTAAAATTGGGTTTTCTCTGTTTTCTAACCAAACCACCAGTTTGAAAAGAGACTTGTTGGAGTTTGTTCCTCCAAAAAGGaatgcttcaaaagaatgaaaaaccaattgtcccacattgataaaaaatCCACATACTACCTTCTTTATATATTGCACTACCCTTTAATCATTTGTTTAAGAGTGCTtgagagtggcatgggtggtcacaacacacacgcgcgcgcgccgggccgggctcgggcgagggccttgtgaaggaaataatgcccttggtccaagtatgcattctatgttaagtctaataaatgcggttcagtattaattaacaagttaataattcagtgagatcaagtgagctgaatgcctagctagaggctgttaggttatgatacatatgatattacataaatcatgcggaaacaaccattaacccaggattacatattatttacacataatcatatagcataatttagatgcatactctttgttgcgtgccctccctagctgcgcccgaaccgaacaagaacaagtctttaggactccaagtgtcgtccctccgtagatagtccacagcacgtccggatccgccttaagattgaccaactagaatcgcccttaaggtactagaattttcggcacttttgagcaagatgtgtggctgaatttttctctcaaaaactcactttgaatactttgaaactcgttataaattgtgaacccaggccacatatttatagggttatggaaagggaattggaatcctattcagatacaaattaattaaacctagaatcctacaagaactctaatttaattattttatcaaatagaattaggattttaatcattaaccgaactctgcacgttttaggaaacgtgcacgaacacaaacacttacgcacacacacacggcagcctcgatgggccgcccatgcgtgcgtgcgagcagcagcccacgcagcgaggcctgcgcgagccacaagcccacgcaagcacccgcgcgcgctgcgcgcactgtgcgcgctgccacggcctgctgggcctggccttgcgctgggcctggcgtggctgtttgtgtggcgcgcttggcttgctgggcgatggcctggcttcgtgctgggccctcgtccggcaggcctcgtccgatgcttattcgtacgatacgcttccgattaaatttccgattccggaattcatttccgatacgaacaatatttaacatttccgattccggaattaatttccgtttcgaacaaatatttaatatttccgtttccggaattattttccgattccggtaatatttccgattctgacaatatttccgtttccggcaatatttccgattctggtaatatttccatttccgataatattttccgatacgtaccatgtttccgtttccggcaacatctacgacttggataatatttatatttccgatacgatccatatttccgtttccggtaatatcatcgtttccggagtattcatttcttgcctgtgacgatctcagctcccactgaaaccaagatccgtcgattccgaatatccatagatagagtatttaatgccattaaatacttgatccgtttacgtactatttgtgtgaccctacgggttcagtcaagagtaagctgtggatttaatatcattaattccacttgaactgaagcggcctctagctaggcattcagctcacttgatctcactgaattattaacttgttaattaatactgaaccgcatttattagacttatcatagaatgcatacttggaccaagggcattatttccttcagtctcccacttgtccttagggacaagtgtgcatttcctaatttctttgtcgctcgatgcttgctcttgaacataaggtaagagttgtcatccttattatgtccagaggtgttcctcggtttcagagttcaactgatcaaataaacagataatcatagcctatgattcatccgagcacggccatgcatttcacagtttctagctctccgagtggccttgtacaacttttaagcatctcatcccgatttatgggaggacaatcccaatcttgcgatcttgagattagacttcgtttgataggtgattacctgagcgttgcctttatagcctccttttacggtgcgacggttggtcaacgtcaaagcaaccagttctcaaacaagtaatctcaaatcactcaggtattgaggatttagtgtctaataattttaatgaaatttacttatgacagattttcatctcttacagtaaagtttcataggtcttgtccgatactagtcttcccaaagtaagtatctatgcaaatgattatgacattgccatgtccacatagttcaagaaacagaactactagtcatcttgcattctagtcgtctaacgttttctatgcgtccaattttatagaaaactccgactagggaccattttcaacttttgactttcaagttcacttgatagacatttcttagtcacaggactggtcctgacagtctatcttgaatatattgtcaaattgaagggactcatcatttaatactaaaccaagattaaatggaatatgaaaatacatttcatatatgataaatgttcaaccccattgttttacaaccatgggcctcaaacccatctttaaaacagttcatggaattcaaagctatgcttgatttccagtgctacaacgtgagtgttgcttctcacttgttgcataggtttagttatcatgctttgccaatcttaatatccttttcatcgaatgttcttcgagatatgatgataagatcttttgagtttgtttattatgtgatctagtctttcttacttcgatagtggttctacgcattttgcaatgaagaatcatcaagttagcagacatgtgatccacccaagttcaatgaagaactcattaatataaacaactctgttttattgcttcttaggcaataagtacttttacttcaactgtttaggttgctagtgatgctttgtttggatttgcttatccaagcagttcacagatatgtggaagactttccagctatatcttagaacatatttaatttcccacgcaacaactcatggtcttcaatccatgttgccatttcaaaacacggtgctctttagctcgtccttgtcaatggttaactccaaagggtcttgcttgatcctttgccagtgtttatgcgtgtagcatcaatatttagcatatctttatttccttgaatcaagaagtaatcctatgtaccttttcaggtaccataagtttttcttgatctcaatctaattggtcttcacttagatcaataga contains these protein-coding regions:
- the LOC110777713 gene encoding MLP-like protein 43, which codes for MGVIGKLEVDVEIKSQGDLFHELFGQKPHHVANITPDKIHTCDVHEGHFGKPGSIICWDYTIDGKKCVAKEIVEEIDEEKQYVKFKVIEGHLLEEFKGFSVSIHVIPSGETTIVKWTIEFERFAVDGPYPTKIMDFCIGITKDIEAHHLNE